TCTTAGTAAAATTCATGTCTCCACTTTGTATACCGAGGATAGATAACTGATGTCACCAAAGGTTACGGTTAAATTTGATGGTAaatctccttcttcttttttctctctctctcaacTATATAAAAGTTTCAAATTCGAATTTTAAAAATTTAATTGTCAGTAAAAAGTGTTTGCAAGTAAATTTTCCAACACAAATCTAAAGAAGTAGTAATCATAAagcaaataccaaacattagatTTGTATGAAAACAAAAATTGAATAAGACAACCTAGTTAGGACTTAGGACTACACCTTCCCTACAACCCTATCTTGTTTTATTACCCTAGAACCGTTTTGAGGTGCCAGAAGTTGGTAATATGCATGAATGAACTAACCCTTAAAGCTAGTTTAATTTTGAAAGTTCACATCAAACATCGTTGTCCCAAGATTAAAGAGGAAGGCAATATTGTTGTCACTTGTTATTGGAATCTTTAGAAGAAGAATCCAATACCATATTAAGGATTCTTTGTCTTGTCGTCTCCAATAATTGTATTGATGATCCTTTTTCCTCTCTCGTTTTCTTGTACGCCACAAAGAACTCTTTGTTCTCCTTCTCCAACTCCTTCCACACTGCATACAATTTAATTATTCAAGTTAAAATATACATACAACAATCTCTCTGATCTATTTTATGTGATAATTTGTTTTTTCCGATTAtttgatatatatgtgtgtgtatatatatatacttttgagTTTTGACTTATCAAACTGCACTTTAATTTGTAATTATAGTTGAGGTTCAACTCAGGCTAAACTAGAACTAAATTTTCAATCGTATAAAACTAAATAATGAATCCTATACTCTACAGTATTTGAAGTATACATTTGGATTTTGATATTTTTCGAAGCCAACTTGAGTCGACATTAATTTATAATTTTGTCTTTATCCTCGTCATACACGATACATAAACGTGAATTTGTGCGTGTTCATATTTGTTCACTATATTCTCCGGGAAAGCTGACCAAAATTGTGAAATTCAATTCAAAATCTTAAAAATAGTGTAAAAACTTCAGAAATTTGTTTTGTATACCATTGTTTGCCTGAAATGGGATATAATGAAAGCTAAAGTAATATTTGCGTTTCTTACCGCATGGTTTAAATAAATTAGGAAATATATTTATTCTTTGTTGAAATTGTCAATATTGTTTAGGAATTAAAGAATAAATTCCTCCTAAGGCCTACCAATGAGTAATATTTATCAATTCGGCGCTAAAACGTAACTAAGCAAACACAACCCTGCGTATGAGAGATACTATGTATCATTTAATTATAGAAATCAGATTTTAACATGCCCAAAACAAACCAACAAGTTATAATACACACATCTCCACATGTACATGTTCTCTTCCTTAAAGCTCAAATTATTCTCGACTGTGAATGTGCGTTTGAACTCTTCCCAACTTAATTATCAGGCAAATGAAGCTATACTAACACTAAATAGTATTCATAATAAAAGGGAAAAGAATTAATGGATTTATCTTTATATTCGCTGAATTTTTAGGCAGTCAGTGTAATTTAATTTGTCAGAGAAGGTCACTTGATCTTTTGATAAAAAAACCAGGTAATTCTACTGATACACATAGGAGATGTGGTAGGATAAATAAGATTCATCTATCCTTTATTAAAATTTTCGAGTTCACACCCTTAGAACAGAAAAAGTCCTCAGCCTTATATATACGGCGCGAATCTAAATTAATCGTGATCCAAGTAAGGGATACCAAGGAATATATACCATATAGTTCCACGAAAAAACAAATAAATCCATTGACTATATTGTTATAACTACCTCCCCCAACCCCAAGAAATTATACCCAAgcaaagaacaagagaaaaaggaagcaagaaaaaaaagaagTATAAAAAGTAAGCTGGTGGAATTACCGGTGGAAGTAATAACAGGTTGAATATTTGCATGTTTGGAAAGTGCTTCCATACATTCTTCTTGGCTCATATTGAATATTATACATTCTTCTATCAAGTGTTGCACCTGCATCCACCACCCCTTAATTTCTTCATCACTAAATATTATACATAACCCCCCATCATTTATTATCACCTAAAAACTTACCACTGAAAAAGAACAATTCAAAACCAAAAAGAAAATAGTAGTAGAAGAATTAAGAGAAAAGAAGTTTAAGCTCTACACATCAatagtataaaaatatttatataatcaaatcAATTAATAGATAATTGCAAATAACTCTATTTAGTAAGCATTTCATGATAAGTTACcataaataacaaaaataatctGCTATAACAAGTTAAATTACACTGATTTTGACGAAATTCATTACAACTTCAATCGGTGACGCACCCAAAAAATGATTTATAGATGCACGACTATCGTTAATCTATAATTAGTCCCTACGATTTGGTGCTCGGTCAATATCTTTATATGTTATTGAGCCCGCAATGGCCTCAATATATAGTTCCCATTGCCGTAAGTGCATATAATTTAAATCCGattcaaaagaaaaaattacAAGAGAAGATGTTAACTGGTAATACTTAGTTACTTACCATGTGGATGTATTG
The nucleotide sequence above comes from Lycium barbarum isolate Lr01 chromosome 3, ASM1917538v2, whole genome shotgun sequence. Encoded proteins:
- the LOC132630190 gene encoding uncharacterized protein LOC132630190 isoform X1, with the protein product MGDSSAQYIHMGWWMQVQHLIEECIIFNMSQEECMEALSKHANIQPVITSTVWKELEKENKEFFVAYKKTREEKGSSIQLLETTRQRILNMVLDSSSKDSNNK
- the LOC132630190 gene encoding uncharacterized protein LOC132630190 isoform X2, which produces MGDSSAQYIHMVQHLIEECIIFNMSQEECMEALSKHANIQPVITSTVWKELEKENKEFFVAYKKTREEKGSSIQLLETTRQRILNMVLDSSSKDSNNK